In Vitis vinifera cultivar Pinot Noir 40024 chromosome 4, ASM3070453v1, the genomic window GAAATGGTGGTATGGTAATCCAATCCTCTGTTCTTCCAAAAAAGATTGGGTAGAATGAGTGTCCTTTGTAAAGTACCCAAACTATAGGTAAGCATAATCCTGCTTATTTTCTAAGTTCATTGAAATCactgaagttttttttttctttaacaacCATATATTTGTTGCgtatatagaaaaattaaataaaatgtcaTACTTAATTTGTATGATGTTTTCCTGGACCAAGGACTTGCAGTTGCTAGTCTCCCTGGTCACTGTTCTCCCTTTGTTCCTCCTTGTACACCAAGTGCTACCAGAGTCGCTGTGGATTCTCCACACTCCAAGATCAAAGGCTCAGATGGTTGTCTTTGAAAAATAGGAGAGAGGATTTAGTGACTGGGATcttttaaaacttcaaaaacTGAAGGATAGTTCACCAATGGTTACTGCATTTATCAAAATACTCATCAGGGAAGGGATAAGATAAATTTGGAAACATTATCCATCAACATTCAATTCAAATGTGAATGCTATTTGTGATTCgatcaaatccattcaaaaaATTCCAACGTGCTGCTTTCTAAGCATCAGGGCTTCTCAGTATGGAACATAACATCTGCaatatgacatttatggttctactttggaaattgaaaagaaacaaaatgggAAAAACTGCATTGGGTGGAGTGGATTAATGTTCAAATTGAGTTTGTATTTCATTGTGCAACTATGACTTTGATTCATATACATTGCTTTGCTTTCTGATTGAAAACATAAATGCTTTTACAGATCATCTAAAATTTGGATGCCTGTGCAGGATTTGAGGGTAAGAGAATTAATTAACATCACCCTAGTGAGAGACTATGTTTAGGAGAGAGGCTCTTGTTTTGATCAAGCGCCTAAACATGCACTCCAAACCATTTTCAAGGCCTTCAATGCTGGCCTCCAAAGTCTCCAGTTCCTTATGAGCAATTTGCATCTTCTCCAAGTCTGCTCTTCCACCTGAAATGGCACTTAGTATAAAATCCACACTCTCCAACTCCTTGATATTCTCATGCTTTACTATTCCCTTATGCATAAATTTGGAAACCAGTGACCACCTCGTTGGTTTTGGCTTTGAAACTGGTGCggacaaaaacaacaaaagtgCCTGGAAGATGGAAATGCTTATTACATTTACTTCTCCGAGAACTTCAATTACTGCCGAGAGCTGGTGATGTTGATCTAGGAGTGGAGAGGCCCGAGTCTCTTTATCCATCTTCTTCATTGCTGCTAGCAACTTCTTGGCATCCTTGTTCATCTTCTTTCTTGAACAAATATAATTGCCGATGCTGCTTTCTATGCACACATCTCCCTTTCTCCTCCTGAGAGCAGATTGGAGATCTCGAGCATTTTGCTTTAATTGCGATATTGCATCCCTTGTTGATCCACAAATGTCTAAAAGCCTCACAGATCCATCCAACAACTCATCGACCCATTTCTCATTTAGATGATGGGAGAGGGCTTGTTGGGAGGATGGCAAACTAAGAAGCTCATCCAAGGATTTCTGCAACTCTTCCAGTCCAGATAGGCCAGTGCAGATTGTCTCAGACATTGACCTAGATGATGTCTCCCATGATCTGAGCTTGTTAAGCTCTTTTTGGATTTTGAGAATGGTAGGATGTGATCTGGTAGGCAAGCTAATTGATCTAACATGACACCTGTTAGCCATTGTTTCTGTTTTTGTACAGAGCTTAAAACTGAGATGGTAGCTAGTAGCTACAATGTGAAGGAGTCTTTATATATAACCACATAAATAGATTAAAGCAAGACGATGAATAATGTAATGTAAGTGGCGTGAGGTGCCGGCATGGATCTTTGAATTTTGTTATCTTGTCGGATCTGTAGCCTGCAAAGCTCTCACAATTTTGCCACTTCTTAATTTGAAAAGGGCATGAGGTGTCCTACCAAATTGGTGTGTCATAGAGAGAACCAGATTAGTCATCTCCCTTTTTCCCTCCCCAACTGCCTCTTAGCCTGTgttttcaaatactaaaatgcAGCTGCGCGCATCCTGCCTCACATCCAAAAATGTGGCCTGTCGATACGGTGCCTGCAGTGGAAGAGCCTAGAATCATTAGAGAATCCAGAAAGATATATTCGATCACTTTATGGACACATCTAGAATCCTCGTTTTAGGTCTAAATCTTGAACCTaacatattaataatattagaTGGGAATCAGAAACCAAAATGATGACCAAAAGTTAATGAACAAAGGCAAGATTATATGTGCGCACGAGTGGCTTCTTGTTTTCATATCTTCCCGGTAGTCCCACGAGATTTCATTTGGCTTATTTGTTAAAACAAAGGCAATACCagatcttttatttctttatctttCCTCCAGCATGCGAGCAGgatgtatttattattattattatatttcggTATGTGGGTTCTAAAAGAGATTACAATTCATCTTATAATGTGTAACGCTTAATTAAACAGTAACGCTAAAATAATCGTACCGTTGCAATGACTTTAGCCCCGTGAGGCATGGAATCACGCTACTTGATTTACTATACATGATAAGAAGTTTCAGTAGCTACAAACATTCATTCatttccttttggttttttctgAGCTatcccaccccaccccaccccaccccacccaaTCCCAACGAAACAATTTGTTCTTCAATGGAAACCCtcattatagaaaataaatgaacatGAACACAATGTTTCAGGGTCATGCTGGTCTAAATTCAAACAGGAGGCAATCAACCACAGGACAGGTTGTTGAGAGGAATCTAAATGCATGAGAGTGAAAAAGTCATACATTATGGAAGAGGAGCACTACTTTGTTTCCTTGCCCCTTTGTGCACCATGTGACCCTAGTTAGTCCTCTCTCAATTCCCTTCTGATTCTCAGGATCGGAAAACAGTAATTGGCAATGTGCCCACACAAACCTCGGTGCTTCTGACCAATCCCCATGGGTTGGATATAGATCAACCATTCCCCAATAGGTCAGAGTCAGTCAGACGTATCATGGCCATACTATAAATTCATTACATGTTTCATCAtcgaaaatattgtttatttgtaTGTTTACAGTGTCCAACTTTATGAGAGAAGAACATGCtgataaacaaaaattatgagGGGAAgttaatgttatttttgtttgtttttgttggtataagattaaatacttatacagaatatatatttttgggctgccggaactaattttattgatgaagagtgctgaatttatacatgagcTTGTAACtgaaatgacattagaatagcagaaaatcaagctactagatgatgaacaactacttcctataaaatagaaaccaaatcttgaccaaacaaaaataagaaaatatctagatgttgcagattttgtgcaagactccagctgcaatattcaaaattcaaattctagcaaatactaagtcaaaattcaacactcctccttgacttCGTAGATGCAAACTCCAAGTCTTGCACGTAGACACTCAAACCAAACTTCGAAAGGGGTTTGCTTCTTTAACACTTTTGTTGGCAATATGTTCAGAAAATATACTGCTCTACTTGTAGTTTTAGCCCAAAATTTTTTAGGTAGATATTTTTCATGCAGAAGGCATCTTGTCATCTTCAAAattgttctatttttcctttccatgactccattttgttgtggattaTATGGTGTAGTGAGCTGGTGAACATTGTTTGCATTCCATTTCAAGGATGGCATCTTTTGAGATCCACCAACATCAGTATGCACCAGTTGCAGTTTTtgggttgctctccaggatatTTTCTTTGGAAAGGGAAGTTTAGTTTGCTTCCCATATTGACAAGTAACACATATAGGAAGATCTTTTTCTAAGTCAGGAAGTCCTTCagctatttgatttttcttcatgtagAGCACATCATCATGATGAAAGTGCTTGACCCTTCTGTCCCAAAACATTGTTGTGCTATCTTGTTGTAAAATAGCAGTATGCTCATCTTCCAGTAAATTCAAGGCAAAACTCTTgcccttcatttttatgttgaacacctctttgccttcaacatccttgataatgcaattcctatcttcaaaataaactttaaattctttctCAACGAGCTGTCCAACACTGAGTAAGTTTTGGTCAATGTCAggcacaaacaaaacatcataaatgagtTTCAAACCTGTTTGGCTTTCGATAGCAACCGTTCCTTTGCCCTTCACTGGAATATACTCACCATTTCCAATTCTGACTTTGGAAATAGTTGTTCTATCAAGTTCTCTAAAGAGATCTTGATTATTTGTTATGTGGTTTGTACAACCACTATCCACAAGCCAGCTTTTAGAGGTGCTTTTATTAGCAAAACACGTTACTGCAAACAATTGCTCCTCCTGGCAATAGTCAACTACTGCACTAGTTTCTTCCTACTGTTGATTTTTGCAAATCCTCTCCACATGTCCTTGTTTACCACACTTGTTGCATTTCACATCTGGTCTCCACCAACATTTTTGTGGAGAATGATTTGTCTTCTTGCAATGAGGACAAGGtggaaaaactccatttttctggtTGTTGCCACACGACTTCTTGTTGTTCACCTTTCCATTTTTATGGCCTGCATTTTTCTGCATTCTTGCTTGAAATGCTCCTTCTGCAGTATCTCCTTCTGTAGTTGACAGATCTTTTGAATTCTCCAAAGAGGAAATTGTAGCTTCATATTTCTCAGGAAGTGTAACCAATATCTTTTGAACAATCTTCTCaatggaaaattcttttccaagTAGCCTAACTTTGTTTGCTATTGAAAGAAGTTGTGCAACATAGTCTTTAACAACATCAGactccctcattttcttcatttcaaattctcgaaTCAAGTTCATCACCTGCATGTTCTTGATTCTTTCATCTCCTTTGTATTCCTCCTTGAGATACTCCCAAATTTCTGCAGttgaatcaattttcatgattttgatgaaaattgatgGTGAAACTACAGCAAATAAGCAAGCTTTCGCTTTAGCTTTTCTTGTCCTTCTTTCTTTATGCAACTTCATTTGAGCCACAGTTGGATTGGCTCCCAGGGGAGgaacttcataattttcttccactgCTTCCCAAACATCAAGTGCTTGTAGATGAACTGTCATTCTAACAGCCCAAGTTTCATAATTGTCTCCATCAAGAATTGATGGTGCAACTATGAGACTTGACTCTTCCATTGCTAAATGATTTTAGAAGGTGTTTGGGTTCACTCACCTCACTGGCCCCTTAAGATAACTAtgactctgataccactttgttggtataagattaaatacttatacaaaatatatatttttgggctgctggaactaattttattgatgaagagtgctgaatttatacatgagcTTGTAACTGAAATGACATTAAaatagcagaaaatcaagctactagatgatgaacaactacttcctataaaatagaaaccaaatcttgaccaaataaaaataagaaaatatctagatgttgcagattttgtgcaagactccagctgcaatattcaaaattcaaattccagcaaatactaagtcaaaatCAACAGTTTTAAGGGGAGTGGTGCAAACAGATGATCAACATTACGTGTTAAGTCCCCCTGCAAATGGTGATAAATAGAACAAATGCTCTATAACTTTCTTTTAGAGATTAGATCGTGtgagagatcaagcaaatgatATGCTTAAGTGATTTCAAAATGTATGAGGGGATAGTATTAAAGGAAATATGAGATGAAGATGGTATTTATATATGAACACACGAGTGGTATGCTGTCACCATGTTTCCTGCAAGATTCTCAACCTGCTACCATAAGAGACATTGGTTTACTActtgattatattattatgatgGACAGCTAATATGTTCTGCCTACATGACCCACGAGTCCTACTGCAACAGCAACCTTCATTGTTCTAATTAAATAGTAGTGCAGGTCTATGGATGGTCACCCATGAGTGATGCGCACTTATATGATGAAAGATTCTGTTATTCTCACTGTTTGTAATTGTTaaaattcccaattttttttgggttgttatCTTTTTTCCAGTTCCTTCTTGTTCTGGTGATCTTGAGGA contains:
- the LOC104878452 gene encoding protein BPS1, chloroplastic; this translates as MANRCHVRSISLPTRSHPTILKIQKELNKLRSWETSSRSMSETICTGLSGLEELQKSLDELLSLPSSQQALSHHLNEKWVDELLDGSVRLLDICGSTRDAISQLKQNARDLQSALRRRKGDVCIESSIGNYICSRKKMNKDAKKLLAAMKKMDKETRASPLLDQHHQLSAVIEVLGEVNVISISIFQALLLFLSAPVSKPKPTRWSLVSKFMHKGIVKHENIKELESVDFILSAISGGRADLEKMQIAHKELETLEASIEGLENGLECMFRRLIKTRASLLNIVSH
- the LOC109122158 gene encoding uncharacterized protein LOC109122158; this translates as MEESSLIVAPSILDGDNYETWAVRMTVHLQALDVWEAVEENYEVPPLGANPTVAQMKLHKERRTRKAKAKACLFAVVSPSIFIKIMKIDSTAEIWEYLKEEYKGDERIKNMQVMNLIREFEMKKMRESDVVKDYVAQLLSIANKVRLLGKEFSIEKIVQKILVTLPEKYEATISSLENSKDLSTTEGDTAEGAFQARMQKNAGHKNGKVNNKKSCGNNQKNGVFPPCPHCKKTNHSPQKCWWRPDVKCNKCGKQGHVERICKNQQ